A single region of the Brassica rapa cultivar Chiifu-401-42 chromosome A03, CAAS_Brap_v3.01, whole genome shotgun sequence genome encodes:
- the LOC103859573 gene encoding protein ALP1-like, whose protein sequence is MKAAVFRNEAGDEEEEEESVCNVFDGDVETTSSHDTKNNLKGFFTSLLLMEEHEKQDQEARTVASRRELSEFQSNYRKRARTMSEYYSDLNAHYEENGDIKTKKPRASRASRAVACVSAAATECFELEGESSEITGSGSAGTGQQRRLWVKDRSRAWWEECNRFDYPEEDFKRAFRMSKSTFELICEELNAAVAKEDTALRNAIPVRQRVAVCIWRLATGEPLRLVSKKFGLGISTCHKLVLEVCKAIKDVLMPKYLQWPDDESLRSIRETYESMSGIPNVVGSMYTTHVPIIAPKISVAAYFNKRHTERNQKTSYSITIQAVVNPRGVFTDLCIGWPGSMSDDKVLEKSLLYQRANSGGLLKGLWVAGGVGHPLLDWVLVPYTQHNLTWTQHAFNEKMSEVQRVAKEAFGRLKGRWACLQKRTEVKLQDLPTVLGACCVLHNICEMRGEKMERELVVEVVDDEVLPENGLRSVTAMKARDAISHNLLHHGLAGTSFL, encoded by the coding sequence ATGAAAGCCGCCGTTTTCCGCAACGAAGCCggagacgaggaagaagaagaagaatcagtcTGTAACGTCTTCGACGGCGATGTAGAAACGACGTCGTCCCACGACACCAAAAACAACCTCAAGGGCTTTTTCACTTCCTTGCTCTTGATGGAGGAGCACGAGAAGCAAGACCAGGAAGCTCGCACCGTCGCTTCCCGCCGCGAATTGTCCGAGTTCCAGTCTAATTACCGGAAAAGAGCAAGAACCATGTCGGAATACTACTCCGATCTCAACGCTCACTACGAGGAAAACGGAGATATCAAAACAAAGAAGCCACGCGCCTCACGCGCTTCACGCGCCGTCGCTTGCGTGTCTGCCGCTGCGACAGAGTGTTTTGAGTTAGAGGGCGAGAGCAGCGAGATAACCGGGTCCGGTTCGGCCGGTACGGGTCAGCAGAGGCGGTTATGGGTTAAGGACCGGAGCAGAGCGTGGTGGGAAGAGTGTAACCGTTTCGACTACCCGGAAGAGGACTTCAAAAGAGCGTTTCGAATGTCCAAATCCACGTTTGAGCTAATCTGCGAGGAGCTGAACGCAGCGGTCGCGAAAGAAGACACCGCGTTACGAAACGCGATTCCCGTGCGGCAGCGAGTCGCGGTTTGCATATGGAGGTTAGCTACTGGAGAGCCTCTCCGTCTCGTCTCCAAGAAGTTCGGTTTAGGAATCTCGACTTGTCACAAGCTTGTTCTCGAGGTATGCAAAGCGATTAAAGATGTTTTGATGCCTAAGTATCTTCAGTGGCCTGATGATGAGTCTTTGAGAAGCATTAGAGAGACGTACGAGTCCATGTCTGGTATACCAAACGTTGTTGGGTCTATGTACACTACTCATGTACCCATCATAGCTCCTAAGATTAGTGTCGCTGCTTATTTTAATAAAAGACATACTGAGAGGAACCAGAAGACTTCTTACTCCATCACAATCCAAGCGGTTGTGAACCCGAGGGGTGTCTTTACGGACTTGTGTATCGGATGGCCCGGGTCGATGTCTGATGATAAGGTGTTGGAGAAGTCGTTGTTGTATCAAAGAGCTAACAGCGGAGGTCTTTTGAAAGGGTTGTGGGTCGCTGGTGGGGTTGGTCACCCGTTGTTGGACTGGGTTTTGGTTCCGTACACGCAGCATAACTTGACGTGGACGCAGCACGCGTTTAACGAGAAGATGAGTGAGGTCCAGAGAGTGGCTAAAGAAGCGTTTGGGAGGTTGAAAGGAAGGTGGGCGTGTCTGCAGAAGAGGACTGAAGTGAAGCTTCAGGATTTGCCTACGGTTTTGGGTGCGTGCTGTGTGCTTCATAACATATGTGAGATGAGAGGGGAGAAGATGGAGAGGGAGCTGGTGGTTGAAGTGGTTGATGATGAGGTTTTGCCTGAAAACGGATTGAGATCGGTTACTGCAATGAAGGCAAGAGATGCTATCTCGCATAATCTATTGCATCATGGACTCGCTGGTACTTCTTTCTTATGA